AATCGGTAATTTCTTAAGTATTCCTTCTTTCATAAAACTATCAAGTATAACTTCTGAAGTATCTAAGCTCACATCCATTGTATTTTTCACTATACTTTCTCCAAATGATTCTGATATTGATTTATTCATAAATTATCCATTCTATTTATTTCAAGATTTAATCACTCCACTCATAAATTATGACACGAGATATTATAATAGATTTGTAAGCTTTGAAAATCTTATTATCTTTTTCACCCTCCTATTGCAACTCTATCTATAAGCGAATATATCGGTCGTCGTATATAAAATTTTCTTGATTACTTGTCACTTTCTATCGCGAATTACTTCATATATTTATATATTACCAATATAAATATCCAGAATACTTAGATAGATTTAAGCCAGAAATTTCAGGATTCTCAAAACAAAATTCAAACATCACTGCTGCTAATCAAGTAATCAGTCAACTACTCACAAAAAATCTGTTTGGGGCTTTGTAATTTTTATCTTTTTACTTAACAGGTTGTAAATACTAAGCTGGAGCTACCGTTCTATGTCAGCAGTTCTAACCATCGCCCTCTAATCTCCTAGTGTTATCTCTCTAAATTCCTCCACTTTCTTCTTACATCACTTTAAGTCACTACCTACTATGCTACTAAAGGAACTTATTGTACTTCCTACTTTCGAAGACAATTACTTCATTCAATGTAATTATGCTAATGTTAGATAATATCTTCTAAAAGAACTCTCAAATATGTTTATCCATGTCTGAAATAATCATCAAAATAAGGGATAAAATTTAAGTTCTAACAATCACACAAAATCATCATCCATAGCTTCTTCCCATTCATCATCCATAAATTCTTCCCCATCTTCATCCATCGATTCTTCTCTTTCATCGATGCGGATAAAATCTTCCAAGATCAAGCCATCAAACATCTTTTCATGCAATGCCCTATGAAGTTCCCGGAAAACTCTACACTTACTTACACTACCCAGAATTATATCTCCACTACAGAAGCTAATCACCATGTCCGTACCGTTTAAATTAAACTCATAACCATTGCGAAACAGCTGCCAGTACTCCAAAGTCAGCGTCATTTCATCATTCATTACTGATCGTTGATTACATTTATTAAAAAATACTTGACAAGGCTAGTCTACAGTAGTAGACTAATTTCAAACGTTTCGTTTACGATTGTAAACAATAAGGAGAAAAAAAGAATGAGTACAATAGTAGCTAGTACCCATATAACTGATGCTGAGTGGGAAGTCATGCGTGTGGTTTGGGCAAATGATCGAGTAACTAGTAAAAAAGTCATTTCCGTATTGAAAGAAAAAATGGACTGGACACAATCCACTATCAAAACGATCTTAGGTCGATTAGTTGAAAAAGGCGTATTAAATACAGAGCAAGAAGGTAGAAAGTTTATTTACACTGCCAATATTGAAGAGAAAGAAGCCGTAAGGGATTATGTAGAAGATATTTTTAACCGTATTTGCGAAAAGAAAGTCGGAAATGTAATAGGAAGCATCATTGAAGATCATGTCTTAAGCTTCGATGATATACATCGACTAGAAAAAATATTAGAGATGAAAAAATCTTCCGCAGTAGAAGAAGTGGATTGCAATTGT
Above is a window of Fastidiosipila sanguinis DNA encoding:
- a CDS encoding CopY/TcrY family copper transport repressor is translated as MSTIVASTHITDAEWEVMRVVWANDRVTSKKVISVLKEKMDWTQSTIKTILGRLVEKGVLNTEQEGRKFIYTANIEEKEAVRDYVEDIFNRICEKKVGNVIGSIIEDHVLSFDDIHRLEKILEMKKSSAVEEVDCNCPEGQCECHLHHH